DNA sequence from the Halorubrum sp. BOL3-1 genome:
CTCATGGAGGAACCAACTAATGAGGCTATCGAATTACACTCTCCAGTTGTCACTAGCTACTCATTAAGTGAAGAAAAAGCTAAAAAGTGTACTGAAGGAGTTATTGCGACTCTCTCCATCTCCCCCCGACCTGTCGCCTTTGCGCACGATTTCTTGCTCAGCCCTCCCAAACACACTGGTCCTGAGGGCGAAGTTCATGTGTTATCTTACGATCTGATTGTACCATCAGAGGCACTACGTATCCACTTTGGACGAGATGACTATGGGGACGCACCGAGATCTCTACCCCGCACGATTCAAAATATGTCTACCCCTTCAACCCTGACCAGCGTACAGCATCACGACATCGAAAATCTGTTTCGACTTCTATTTAAGATAGATAATTCAGAATGTCAAAATTCTTTGCGTGTATTAGATCCTGATGCGAATTCACGTGCTTGGACATGGTACGATTACGCTGAAAGTAAGAATCTTGTTGAGGAGCAGGAGCTGACGAAAAAGTATACCGAATATTTATTCGGCCCAAAAGACGCTGAATAAGTCTGGAATAGCAAAAGGATTTTATCAGTGTACATCTAGTATCAGAATGAACTATGTCTGTCGAAGACCCACCGCTGGGAAATTTAGACCATTTTCCACCTATAGTTGATACAAGGTTAGCTGGTACTCCGACAGACCCGATCCACGTCCAGGCGAATCATAACCGTGAGCTTTCGTGGTTACAGTCAGGGAGGGGAGACAAGACCTCACGGTTTGACACCGTCTCTAGCCTTTCAGAAGCTGAATTGGAACGAGAACTAGAAGAGGTCGAGGAGGCGTTGGACGGACTCGGCGAAGAAAACAATTCGGAAAATTCGCGTGTGCAAGCGAGCGACTAGACTGTACAACCGACACAATTTTAATGCGTGCCGTTGAGCGAGCGGAGGGTACTCTTGTTGGAATAGCAGTGGGTGATGCAACCGGCCGTCCGCTGGAGTTTAAAAAAAATATTGATGAAGAAGATCATGTCAGTGGACCTACTTCCGGTGGATCTCCATTCGGTCCTACAGGCAGCGTAACTGATGATACTCAGCAAACAATCTGCGTTTCTAAGAGTCTTCAAGACCGATCTTGTTTTGATCCCGAAGACACTGTAGCTAGGCTAATTGATTGGTATCGCTCTAACCCACGTGATATCGGATTTCTCACGAGGGATGTTCTACAAAAAATTGATGCGGGAAAAGAATGGAGATTAGCAAGTTACGAGACATATCGGCAGACTCCCTCAGGTCAAGAGGCGGGAAACGGAAGTCTGATGAGATGTGCTCCTATTTCGATAGCTTTCAGTTCGGATATGGAATCTCGCCGTAGTGTAAGTCGTACCTGTTCAGCTCTCACCCATTTTGATCCACGATGTCAGTGGTCTTGCGTGGCCCTGAATGAAATAATTTCAGAGATCCTTACTACTGGGTCTGTTAGTTTGGATGAAGTTGTTTCTAGACTCCCTCATCGGGCTCCTAACGAACTTATTGAGGCACTCGAATCACTCCCTCTTTCGAATCCAGGCTCGGCAGACCGTAGTGGATACGTGATTTCAACTCTGAGGATTTCATTACATTACGGACTAACCGCTACCAACTTTGAAAAGGGATTGCTAGACGCAGTGAATAGAGGCGGTGACGCTGACACTATCGGTGCAATTTCCGGAGCTATACTAGGCGCTAGATTTGGACTGGATTCGTTCCCCAATGAATGGATTGAATGTGTCCAGCATACAGAGAGCCTTCGACAAATTTCCAGAAGTATTCTCACACATAGATTTCCAAAATTCACAAACGAAAACAACAAATACAATTTGAATGATGTTTAGAACCATCGTTCGGCAAATAATTCAATTCGTCCAGTCAAATATAGCTGATCTGAGAGTGATGAAACGCATTTTGAATCACTGAGTACGGTTGTAACACTCATTTGGAGAACCGGGATCTGTATACTGAACTGCTCGCCTGACAGTATAAACACTTAATAATAATTTCTAGATACGATTCCCAGTTTCTAACGCTCAGTTACTTTAGACTAAAATATACGCATGTATATTTGAGTAATATTTTAATATGTCAAAATTACGCTTGACCAGTATTGGATACAATTGTAGTCCAAATTTTGCTATCAAATCTCTCTCAGTAAACAGCACTTGAGGTCACGGTAGCTAGTGTTGAAAAATAATAAAGGAAATATATAATCTGAGTCATGGGTCAGCCTCCTCGTCTTGGGTCGACTCAATTGTTCCACCGGCGTAAACACCTGGGAACTCTTCATTTGTGTC
Encoded proteins:
- a CDS encoding ADP-ribosylglycohydrolase family protein, translating into MRAVERAEGTLVGIAVGDATGRPLEFKKNIDEEDHVSGPTSGGSPFGPTGSVTDDTQQTICVSKSLQDRSCFDPEDTVARLIDWYRSNPRDIGFLTRDVLQKIDAGKEWRLASYETYRQTPSGQEAGNGSLMRCAPISIAFSSDMESRRSVSRTCSALTHFDPRCQWSCVALNEIISEILTTGSVSLDEVVSRLPHRAPNELIEALESLPLSNPGSADRSGYVISTLRISLHYGLTATNFEKGLLDAVNRGGDADTIGAISGAILGARFGLDSFPNEWIECVQHTESLRQISRSILTHRFPKFTNENNKYNLNDV